The following are from one region of the Penaeus chinensis breed Huanghai No. 1 chromosome 5, ASM1920278v2, whole genome shotgun sequence genome:
- the LOC125025381 gene encoding cuticle protein AMP1B-like, with protein sequence MKFVVLSLVVAGVFAAPQYESEQGQARFDDSREHVPILKDERVIENDGRYNFDVATGNGIVVSESGSPGAVGSINSAGSFAYTAPDGTPVEVKFIADENGYQPQSDLLPVPPAFPHPIPQFVLDQIAFAEQQEAARARGELRDSSQTSDRYDAPQ encoded by the exons ATGAAGTTC GTAGTGCTTTCTCTCGTTGTGGCCGGGGTCTTCGCCGCCCCACAGTACGAGTCCGAGCAAGGGCAGGCTCGCTTCGACGATAGCAGGGAGCACGTGCCCATCCTCAAGGACGAGCGCGTGATCGAGAACGACGGGAGGTACAACTTCGACGTGGCGACAGGGAACGGCATCGTGGTGTCGGAGTCCGGCTCTCCCGGGGCGGTCGGAAGCATCAACAGCGCCGGAAGCTTTGC ATATACCGCTCCCGATGGCACTCCCGTAGAAGTCAAGTTCATCGCCGACGAGAACGGCTACCAGCCCCAGTCCgacctcctccccgtccctcccgccttcccccacccgatccctcagttcgtcctcgaccagatcgccttcgccgagCAGCAGGAAGCCGCTCGCGCCCGCGGGGAACTCAGGGACTCCAGCCAGACCTCCGACAGATATGATGCTCCCCAATGA